A single genomic interval of Christensenellaceae bacterium 44-20 harbors:
- a CDS encoding DUF2442 domain-containing protein — MLHHQIISAKALPDFMLYIGFENGIYKRYDVRPLLEKWEPFRAFINTPKLFEQVRVDAGGYGISWNDDLDLSSEELWENSEEVPAPAKSSYAAQIKHNRKNYVRFPLDLPPDTLAAFRQACKEAGTTPTTEIKKFISSYLNQ; from the coding sequence ATCATCAAATCATATCTGCGAAAGCTCTTCCTGACTTCATGCTGTATATCGGCTTTGAAAACGGCATATACAAGCGCTATGATGTCCGGCCATTATTAGAGAAATGGGAGCCTTTCCGTGCGTTTATAAATACACCTAAGCTATTTGAGCAGGTTCGTGTGGATGCCGGCGGCTATGGTATCTCTTGGAACGATGACCTTGACCTTTCCAGCGAAGAGCTGTGGGAAAACAGTGAAGAAGTTCCCGCGCCGGCCAAAAGCAGCTATGCCGCTCAAATAAAGCATAACCGAAAGAACTATGTTCGTTTTCCGCTCGACCTTCCGCCAGACACACTCGCGGCCTTTCGGCAAGCCTGCAAAGAAGCCGGAACTACTCCTACCACAGAAATAAAGAAATTTATCTCATCGTATCTCAATCAATAG